The proteins below come from a single Drosophila kikkawai strain 14028-0561.14 chromosome 3R, DkikHiC1v2, whole genome shotgun sequence genomic window:
- the Osi17 gene encoding uncharacterized protein Osi17 isoform X2: MPKTHSDLLRNWTSGESRRQWTSSSRNRTCNHSSNPNRSRSLPWSSMVGSKTSLLIFLLSICLINAVAKADETARNGGRRGRHLSTTPLGRLETETAEEVTESATESETESSTTELPPEEWQPVLNATDQPARKQMDKIAPTDSLLLRLARRFTSGNELWDGLVRDCYLKPDISCFQKNVFSYLDGALDVQDVNVTERLKFFKNKVHYEVEKDKEEHSEARAASPETPIEEVTSALYGKSIQFAMTHDLEVDLPEVMFNGATFRISPRAIEGNGIIAKLELIPKQVVKARLAGAIIQKKIQKFLRSKLVLSFLALLLIIKIIKIKLFWLLPIIIGVGAAKKLLLKFLLFLFPALSHLFKLCSYYQQSYHAPPKYHHHHHLIDHHHTVVPPWHSGEHHSGPELIYTHPPKGHPSAYLHGAPVHESYGPGGFEHFEGAWENSGPGLGSDSRPSHTQHHPVFVPGHHPPQNGPGLTAAAQIAAQYDPARNNQQQQQKQQQQTLQEPQLSPELAAQLKEAIRIQAEQRLIQQQQKILEHQPFVQDGQPLYPLNYDPFYSPILLKIDKIVEQLGVKNDLCKERIVCSMYKDPATYSPHSNFVSAELSRDTSELEPVTHANEAVRRFYRLIQAARDGQDQKDCQSLYPQCNMPAK; encoded by the exons ATGCCCAAGACACACAGTGATCTGCTCCGTAATTGGACCTCGGGTGAGAGCCGGAGGCAGTGGACATCCTCTAGTAGAAATCGCACCTGCAATCACAGCAGCAATCCAAATCGAAGTCGCAGCCTCCCATGGTCGAGCATGGTCGGATCAAAAACCAGCCTGCTGATTTTCCTCCTCTCAATCTGCCTAATAAACGCGGTAGCCAAGGCGGATGAGACGGCTCGAAATGGTGGCCGTCGTGGCCGTCATCTTTCCACCACACCGCTGGGTCGCCTGGAAACGGAGACCGCCGAGGAGGTGACGGAGTCGGCCACAGAATCCGAAACGGAGTCTTCTACAACGGAACTGCCGCCGGAAGAATGGCAACCAGTACTGAATGCCACGGATCAGCCGGCCAGGAAGCAAATGGATAAAATAGCACCCACCGACTCCCTGCTTCTCCGCCTGGCCAGGCGCTTTACCAGTGGCAACGAGCTCTGGGATGGACTTGTTCGCGATTGCTATCTAAAGCCGGACATCTCGTGCTTCCAGAAGAATGTGTTCAGCTATTTGGATGGTGCTCTGGATGTGCAGGATGTCAATGTGACAGAGAGACTCAAGTTTTTCAAGAACAAAGTTCACTACGAGGTCGAGAAGGATAAGGAGGAGCACTCGGAGGCACGTGCCG CCAGTCCGGAAACCCCGATCGAGGAAGTGACCAGCGCTCTATATGGAAAGAGCATCCAATTCGCCATGACCCACGATCTGGAGGTGGACTTGCCGGAGGTAATGTTCAACGGCGCCACATTTCGCATCTCGCCGCGGGCCATCGAGGGAAATGGAATCATTGCCAAGCTGGAGCTGATTCCCAAACAGGTAGTCAAGGCCCGACTGGCTGGCGCGATAATCCAGAAGAAGATAC AAAAATTTCTACGCAGCAAACTGGTGTTGTCATTCCTCGCCTTGCTGCTCATCATCAAGATCATCAAGATCAAGCTATTCTGGCTGCTGCCGATCATCATTGGAGTCGGAGCCGCCAAGAAGCTGCTGTTGAAGTTCCTGCTATTCCTGTTCCCGGCGCTGTCGCATCTCTTCAAGCTCTGCTCCTATTACCAGCAGTCCTATCACGCACCACCCAaataccaccaccaccatcacctcATCGATCATCATCATACG GTGGTCCCCCCATGGCACAGCGGAGAGCATCATTCCGGTCCCGAGCTCATCTACACGCACCCGCCAAAGGGCCATCCGTCCGCCTATCTCCATGGAGCGCCCGTTCACGAGAGCTACGGCCCAGGAGGATTCGAGCACTTCGAGGGAGCCTGGGAGAACAGTGGTCCTGGACTAGGTTCCGA CTCAAGGCCGTCACATACGCAGCACCATCCGGTGTTCGTTCCAGGACATCATCCGCCACAGAACGGGCCAGGACTTACGGCAGCAGCACAAATAGCCGCACAGTATGATCCCGCACGCAAcaatcagcagcaacagcagaaacagcaacagcagaccTTGCAGGAGCCACAACTTTCG CCTGAACTGGCCGCCCAGCTGAAGGAGGCCATTCGGATTCAGGCAGAGCAGCGCCtgatccagcagcagcagaagataCTGGAGCATCAGCCATTCGTGCAGGATGGACAG CCACTGTACCCGCTCAACTATGATCCCTTCTACAGTCCCATTCTGCTCAAAATAGACAAGATTGTCGAGCAGCTGGGCGTGAAGAATGACCTGTGCAAGGAGCGCATTGTTTGCAGTATGTACAAGGATCCGGCCACCTATAGTCCGCACAGCAATTTCGTTTCCGCCGAGCTGAGTCG CGACACCAGCGAACTGGAGCCCGTAACGCATGCGAATGA
- the LOC108085589 gene encoding uncharacterized protein — MKILHSAAVLGFLLCQTWLAFGQVAVLKASGDDPKAPLIVLSNPISQSMIGEAIKSEQDAESTLIPDVETTKPPATEAIATTEKVIRKNPVPPNRKPFLNPGQKQAPLLQDLLSLPGIWESSPIVSNGPLATTPTAHLSPAQPMFYPMPVYIPYPIPFMLNQPVQLMSTPPKDNIEDKFVTSFNEMMTGNLLRSSLQTDDCSEWHKIIRNRIKPADQDGPKKWRGKWRKTTTTTTTTKMTTKAPQPTKPTVPVRLLESSDNEVKPIESHASTEATN, encoded by the exons ATGAAGATACTTCATAGTG cTGCAGTTTTGGGGTTCCTGTTGTGCCAGACTTGGTTGGCTTTTGGTCAAGTGGCTGTTCTCAAAGCCAGTGGAGATGATCCAAAAGCACCACTGATTGTGCTTTCAAATCCAATAAGTCAGTCAATGATTGGGGAGGCAATCAAATCGGAACAGGATGCTGAGTCCACACTAATTCCAGACGTGGAAACTACTAAGCCACCAGCAACCGAAGCAATTGCCACCACAGAAAAGGTCATTAGGAAGAATCCTGTGCCTCCAAATCGAAAACCATTTCTGAATCCTGGCCAAAAGCAGGCGCCTCTACTGCAGGACCTATTGTCCTTACCTGGTATTTGGGAGAGTTCGCCTATTGTTTCCAATGGACCATTAGCAACCACGCCCACTGCCCACCTGTCGCCCGCTCAGCCAATGTTCTATCCCATGCCGGTCTACATTCCCTACCCCATCCCCTTTATGCTGAACCAACCGGTGCAGCTGATGAGTACTCCACCCAAGGACAACATCGAAGATAAATTCGTAACGAGTTTCAATGAAATGATGACTGGAAACCTACTTAGGAGCTCTTTGCAAACGGATGATTGCAGTGAATGGCACAAGATAATAAGGAATAGGATAAAGCCAGCCGACCAAGATGGACCCAAAAAGTGGAGAGGAAAATGGAGAAAGACAACGACTACTACAACCACAACCAAAATGACCACAAAAGCCCCACAACCCACCAAGCCAACAGTGCCGGTAAGATTATTGGAGAGCAGTGACAACGAAGTCAAACCTATTGAGTCTCATGCCAGCACTGAGGCGACCAACTAA
- the Osi17 gene encoding uncharacterized protein Osi17 isoform X3 has protein sequence MPKTHSDLLRNWTSGESRRQWTSSSRNRTCNHSSNPNRSRSLPWSSMVGSKTSLLIFLLSICLINAVAKADETARNGGRRGRHLSTTPLGRLETETAEEVTESATESETESSTTELPPEEWQPVLNATDQPARKQMDKIAPTDSLLLRLARRFTSGNELWDGLVRDCYLKPDISCFQKNVFSYLDGALDVQDVNVTERLKFFKNKVHYEVEKDKEEHSEARAASPETPIEEVTSALYGKSIQFAMTHDLEVDLPEVMFNGATFRISPRAIEGNGIIAKLELIPKQVVKARLAGAIIQKKIQKFLRSKLVLSFLALLLIIKIIKIKLFWLLPIIIGVGAAKKLLLKFLLFLFPALSHLFKLCSYYQQSYHAPPKYHHHHHLIDHHHTVVPPWHSGEHHSGPELIYTHPPKGHPSAYLHGAPVHESYGPGGFEHFEGAWENSGPGLGSEYIGDINRAAQIEDNAHYFKPNTANDAGVLHAWGLGTTQVQQQPHHIQQQQHQRWPATQQARPPTIQQKHHQQQHQHQQQLKLQLQQQLGAQKAQPSSHSLNPFQSQDQQSSRPSHTQHHPVFVPGHHPPQNGPGLTAAAQIAAQYDPARNNQQQQQKQQQQTLQEPQLSPELAAQLKEAIRIQAEQRLIQQQQKILEHQPFVQDGQPLYPLNYDPFYSPILLKIDKIVEQLGVKNDLCKERIVCSMYKDPATYSPHSNFVSAELSRDTSELEPVTHANEAVRRFYRLIQAARDGQDQKDCQSLYPQCNMPAK, from the exons ATGCCCAAGACACACAGTGATCTGCTCCGTAATTGGACCTCGGGTGAGAGCCGGAGGCAGTGGACATCCTCTAGTAGAAATCGCACCTGCAATCACAGCAGCAATCCAAATCGAAGTCGCAGCCTCCCATGGTCGAGCATGGTCGGATCAAAAACCAGCCTGCTGATTTTCCTCCTCTCAATCTGCCTAATAAACGCGGTAGCCAAGGCGGATGAGACGGCTCGAAATGGTGGCCGTCGTGGCCGTCATCTTTCCACCACACCGCTGGGTCGCCTGGAAACGGAGACCGCCGAGGAGGTGACGGAGTCGGCCACAGAATCCGAAACGGAGTCTTCTACAACGGAACTGCCGCCGGAAGAATGGCAACCAGTACTGAATGCCACGGATCAGCCGGCCAGGAAGCAAATGGATAAAATAGCACCCACCGACTCCCTGCTTCTCCGCCTGGCCAGGCGCTTTACCAGTGGCAACGAGCTCTGGGATGGACTTGTTCGCGATTGCTATCTAAAGCCGGACATCTCGTGCTTCCAGAAGAATGTGTTCAGCTATTTGGATGGTGCTCTGGATGTGCAGGATGTCAATGTGACAGAGAGACTCAAGTTTTTCAAGAACAAAGTTCACTACGAGGTCGAGAAGGATAAGGAGGAGCACTCGGAGGCACGTGCCG CCAGTCCGGAAACCCCGATCGAGGAAGTGACCAGCGCTCTATATGGAAAGAGCATCCAATTCGCCATGACCCACGATCTGGAGGTGGACTTGCCGGAGGTAATGTTCAACGGCGCCACATTTCGCATCTCGCCGCGGGCCATCGAGGGAAATGGAATCATTGCCAAGCTGGAGCTGATTCCCAAACAGGTAGTCAAGGCCCGACTGGCTGGCGCGATAATCCAGAAGAAGATAC AAAAATTTCTACGCAGCAAACTGGTGTTGTCATTCCTCGCCTTGCTGCTCATCATCAAGATCATCAAGATCAAGCTATTCTGGCTGCTGCCGATCATCATTGGAGTCGGAGCCGCCAAGAAGCTGCTGTTGAAGTTCCTGCTATTCCTGTTCCCGGCGCTGTCGCATCTCTTCAAGCTCTGCTCCTATTACCAGCAGTCCTATCACGCACCACCCAaataccaccaccaccatcacctcATCGATCATCATCATACG GTGGTCCCCCCATGGCACAGCGGAGAGCATCATTCCGGTCCCGAGCTCATCTACACGCACCCGCCAAAGGGCCATCCGTCCGCCTATCTCCATGGAGCGCCCGTTCACGAGAGCTACGGCCCAGGAGGATTCGAGCACTTCGAGGGAGCCTGGGAGAACAGTGGTCCTGGACTAGGTTCCGA ATACATAGGCGATATTAACCGCGCTGCACAAATTGAGGATAATGCGCATTACTTTAAGCCCAACACGGCTAACGATGCCGGGGTTTTGCATGCTTGGGGCCTGGGCACCACACAGGTacaacagcagccacatcacatacagcagcagcagcatcagcgaTGGCCTGCCACCCAGCAGGCCAGGCCACCAACAATTCAGCAAAAAcatcatcaacagcagcaccagcaccagcagcagctcaagCTACAGCTGCAACAGCAATTAGGTGCTCAGAAAGCACAGCCCTCTAGTCACAGTTTAAACCCATTTCAAAGTCAGGACCAACAAAG CTCAAGGCCGTCACATACGCAGCACCATCCGGTGTTCGTTCCAGGACATCATCCGCCACAGAACGGGCCAGGACTTACGGCAGCAGCACAAATAGCCGCACAGTATGATCCCGCACGCAAcaatcagcagcaacagcagaaacagcaacagcagaccTTGCAGGAGCCACAACTTTCG CCTGAACTGGCCGCCCAGCTGAAGGAGGCCATTCGGATTCAGGCAGAGCAGCGCCtgatccagcagcagcagaagataCTGGAGCATCAGCCATTCGTGCAGGATGGACAG CCACTGTACCCGCTCAACTATGATCCCTTCTACAGTCCCATTCTGCTCAAAATAGACAAGATTGTCGAGCAGCTGGGCGTGAAGAATGACCTGTGCAAGGAGCGCATTGTTTGCAGTATGTACAAGGATCCGGCCACCTATAGTCCGCACAGCAATTTCGTTTCCGCCGAGCTGAGTCG CGACACCAGCGAACTGGAGCCCGTAACGCATGCGAATGA
- the Osi17 gene encoding uncharacterized protein Osi17 isoform X1, with protein MPKTHSDLLRNWTSGESRRQWTSSSRNRTCNHSSNPNRSRSLPWSSMVGSKTSLLIFLLSICLINAVAKADETARNGGRRGRHLSTTPLGRLETETAEEVTESATESETESSTTELPPEEWQPVLNATDQPARKQMDKIAPTDSLLLRLARRFTSGNELWDGLVRDCYLKPDISCFQKNVFSYLDGALDVQDVNVTERLKFFKNKVHYEVEKDKEEHSEARAAASPETPIEEVTSALYGKSIQFAMTHDLEVDLPEVMFNGATFRISPRAIEGNGIIAKLELIPKQVVKARLAGAIIQKKIQKFLRSKLVLSFLALLLIIKIIKIKLFWLLPIIIGVGAAKKLLLKFLLFLFPALSHLFKLCSYYQQSYHAPPKYHHHHHLIDHHHTVVPPWHSGEHHSGPELIYTHPPKGHPSAYLHGAPVHESYGPGGFEHFEGAWENSGPGLGSDSRPSHTQHHPVFVPGHHPPQNGPGLTAAAQIAAQYDPARNNQQQQQKQQQQTLQEPQLSPELAAQLKEAIRIQAEQRLIQQQQKILEHQPFVQDGQPLYPLNYDPFYSPILLKIDKIVEQLGVKNDLCKERIVCSMYKDPATYSPHSNFVSAELSRDTSELEPVTHANEAVRRFYRLIQAARDGQDQKDCQSLYPQCNMPAK; from the exons ATGCCCAAGACACACAGTGATCTGCTCCGTAATTGGACCTCGGGTGAGAGCCGGAGGCAGTGGACATCCTCTAGTAGAAATCGCACCTGCAATCACAGCAGCAATCCAAATCGAAGTCGCAGCCTCCCATGGTCGAGCATGGTCGGATCAAAAACCAGCCTGCTGATTTTCCTCCTCTCAATCTGCCTAATAAACGCGGTAGCCAAGGCGGATGAGACGGCTCGAAATGGTGGCCGTCGTGGCCGTCATCTTTCCACCACACCGCTGGGTCGCCTGGAAACGGAGACCGCCGAGGAGGTGACGGAGTCGGCCACAGAATCCGAAACGGAGTCTTCTACAACGGAACTGCCGCCGGAAGAATGGCAACCAGTACTGAATGCCACGGATCAGCCGGCCAGGAAGCAAATGGATAAAATAGCACCCACCGACTCCCTGCTTCTCCGCCTGGCCAGGCGCTTTACCAGTGGCAACGAGCTCTGGGATGGACTTGTTCGCGATTGCTATCTAAAGCCGGACATCTCGTGCTTCCAGAAGAATGTGTTCAGCTATTTGGATGGTGCTCTGGATGTGCAGGATGTCAATGTGACAGAGAGACTCAAGTTTTTCAAGAACAAAGTTCACTACGAGGTCGAGAAGGATAAGGAGGAGCACTCGGAGGCACGTGCCG CAGCCAGTCCGGAAACCCCGATCGAGGAAGTGACCAGCGCTCTATATGGAAAGAGCATCCAATTCGCCATGACCCACGATCTGGAGGTGGACTTGCCGGAGGTAATGTTCAACGGCGCCACATTTCGCATCTCGCCGCGGGCCATCGAGGGAAATGGAATCATTGCCAAGCTGGAGCTGATTCCCAAACAGGTAGTCAAGGCCCGACTGGCTGGCGCGATAATCCAGAAGAAGATAC AAAAATTTCTACGCAGCAAACTGGTGTTGTCATTCCTCGCCTTGCTGCTCATCATCAAGATCATCAAGATCAAGCTATTCTGGCTGCTGCCGATCATCATTGGAGTCGGAGCCGCCAAGAAGCTGCTGTTGAAGTTCCTGCTATTCCTGTTCCCGGCGCTGTCGCATCTCTTCAAGCTCTGCTCCTATTACCAGCAGTCCTATCACGCACCACCCAaataccaccaccaccatcacctcATCGATCATCATCATACG GTGGTCCCCCCATGGCACAGCGGAGAGCATCATTCCGGTCCCGAGCTCATCTACACGCACCCGCCAAAGGGCCATCCGTCCGCCTATCTCCATGGAGCGCCCGTTCACGAGAGCTACGGCCCAGGAGGATTCGAGCACTTCGAGGGAGCCTGGGAGAACAGTGGTCCTGGACTAGGTTCCGA CTCAAGGCCGTCACATACGCAGCACCATCCGGTGTTCGTTCCAGGACATCATCCGCCACAGAACGGGCCAGGACTTACGGCAGCAGCACAAATAGCCGCACAGTATGATCCCGCACGCAAcaatcagcagcaacagcagaaacagcaacagcagaccTTGCAGGAGCCACAACTTTCG CCTGAACTGGCCGCCCAGCTGAAGGAGGCCATTCGGATTCAGGCAGAGCAGCGCCtgatccagcagcagcagaagataCTGGAGCATCAGCCATTCGTGCAGGATGGACAG CCACTGTACCCGCTCAACTATGATCCCTTCTACAGTCCCATTCTGCTCAAAATAGACAAGATTGTCGAGCAGCTGGGCGTGAAGAATGACCTGTGCAAGGAGCGCATTGTTTGCAGTATGTACAAGGATCCGGCCACCTATAGTCCGCACAGCAATTTCGTTTCCGCCGAGCTGAGTCG CGACACCAGCGAACTGGAGCCCGTAACGCATGCGAATGA